In Capsicum annuum cultivar UCD-10X-F1 chromosome 7, UCD10Xv1.1, whole genome shotgun sequence, one genomic interval encodes:
- the LOC107878445 gene encoding cytochrome P450 CYP72A219 translates to MNHVQVIVMPSCIAIITVLLVCLWRVLNWVWFRPKKWEKLLTQQGMKGNSYRILYGDTKELSMMIKQVTSKPMSLSDDNNIAPRLMPFFVKTIKKYGKKSFVWLGPRPLLFIMDPELIKEVFTKHYIYQKPLTNPLIKLLADGITTKEQDKWAKHRKIIKPAFQVEKIKNMLPVFYLCCTEMLSKWEDIVSVEGSHEIDVWPHLQQLTSDVISRTAFGSSYEEGRRIFELQKEQARHVTEAIFSFYIPGWRFLPTKKNRRMKEIEEEVQASVRGIIDKRLKGTQRGETNNDDLLGILLESNSKEIEQHGHKDFGLSIKEVIEECKLFYVGGQDTTSVLLVWTLILLSSHQDWQARAREEVLQVFGSQKPDFDVLNHLKVVTMILYESLRLYPPFMTITRRANEDTVLGDLSLPAGVLLSLPAVLLHHDEEIWGEDAKKFKPGRFKDGVNSATKGQFTFLPFGYGPRICMGQNFAMLEAKMALSMILQRFSFELSPCYAHAPYSIITTQPQYGAPLILHKL, encoded by the exons ATGAACCATGTTCAAGTTATAGTAATGCCATCTTGTATAGCCATAATAACTGTTCTATTGGTGTGTCTATGGAGAGTGCTGAATTGGGTTTGGTTCAGACCAAAGAAATGGGAGAAGTTATTGACACAACAAGGTATGAAGGGCAATTCCTATAGGATATTGTATGGGGACACCAAAGAACTTTCTATGATGATTAAGCAAGTTACTTCCAAGCCTATGAGTCTTTCTGATGATAATAATATAGCACCAAGATTGATGCCTTTCTTTGTTAAGACCATCAAGAAATATG GGAAGAAATCGTTTGTATGGTTGGGTCCGAGACCACTGTTGTTCATCATGGACCCTGAGCTTATAAAGGAAGTATTCACCAAACACTATATTTATCAAAAGCCACTTACAAATCCATTAATCAAGTTACTGGCAGATGGAATAACAACCAAGGAGCaagacaaatgggcaaaacatcGAAAAATCATCAAGCCTGCCTTTCAGGTAGAGAAGATCAAG AATATGCTTCCAGTGTTTTACTTGTGCTGTACTGAGATGCTGAGCAAATGGGAAGACATTGTTTCAGTTGAAGGCTCACACGAGATAGACGTATGGCCTCATCTTCAGCAATTGACTAGTGATGTGATCTCTCGGACTGCTTTTGGCAGTAGCTATGAGGAAGGTCGAAGAATATTTGAACTTCAAAAGGAACAGGCTCGACATGTAACTGAAGCTATATTCTCATTTTATATCCCAGGCTGGAG GTTTTTGCCGACAAAGAAAAACAGAAGAATGAAGGAAattgaagaggaagttcaagccTCAGTTAGAGGTATCATTGATAAAAGATTGAAAGGAACGCAAAGAGGAGAGACAAATAATGACGATCTACTTGGTATATTGCTAGAATCTAATTCAAAAGAAATTGAACAGCATGGACACAAAGATTTTGGACTGAGCATCAAAGAAGTCATTGAAGAATGCAAGTTATTCTATGTTGGTGGCCAAGATACTACATCAGTATTGCTTGTATGGACTCTGATATTATTGAGCAGTCATCAAGATTGGCAGGCGCGAGCCAGAGAAGAGGTGTTGCAAGTCTTTGGGAGTCAGAAACCAGATTTTGATGTATTGAATCATCTGAAAGTT GTGACAATGATCTTGTACGAGTCTTTAAGGTTATACCCTCCATTTATGACAATTACTCGACGGGCAAATGAAGACACTGTATTAGGAGATCTATCTCTACCAGCAGGTGTGCTACTCTCCTTACCTGCTGTCTTATTGCATCACGATGAAGAGATATGGGGCGAAGATGCAAAGAAGTTCAAGCCAGGGAGATTCAAAGATGGAGTCAATAGTGCAACAAAGGGTCAATTCACATTTCTTCCATTTGGCTATGGTCCCAGAATATGCATGGGACAAAATTTCGCCATGTTAGAAGCAAAGATGGCTTTGTCTATGATCCTACAACGTTTCTCATTTGAACTGTCTCCATGTTATGCACATGCTCCGTATTCCATTATAACTACACAACCCCAATACGGTGCTCCACTTATTTTGCACAAACTGTAG